The Flavivirga eckloniae genomic interval TAGCTACTGCAAAACGTAGTGAGCGTGATAGAATGGCTGATGTAAAAAACATTTCGGGTGTGTTTACTGGTGCTTATGCAGAACATCCGTTTACAAAAGAACCTATTCCAATCTGGATTGGCGATTACGTATTAGCTGGTTATGGTACCGGAGCTGTTATGGCAGTACCTTGTGGTGACCAACGTGATTACGATTTTGCGAAACATTTCAATATTCCGATTCCAAATATTTTTGAAGGTATAGATATTTCTGAAGAAGCCTTTGCAGATAAAGAAAAAACAATCATAGCCAATAGTGATTTCATTAATGGCATGAACTATAAAAAAGCAACCAAGCGTGTTATTTTCGAGCTGGAGCAACTAGGACAGGGAGAAGGGAAAACCAATTACCGATTACGTGATGCCGTATTTAGCAGACAACGTTATTGGGGAGAACCATTTCCAGTATATTACGTAAATGGAATGCCGCAAATGATTGCTAAAGAGCATTTACCAATTAAATTACCAGAAGTTGAAAAATATTTGCCAACCGAAACAGGCGAGCCACCATTAGGAAATGCTACGGTTTGGGCTTGGGATGTTAATCAATGTTTGGTAGTCGGTAATGAGTTAATTGATAATGAAACGGTCTTTCCGTTGGAGTTGAACACGATGCCAGGATGGGCAGGAAGTTCACAGTATTTTAATCGTTATATGGATCCTGATAATGATGATGAAATTTTCTCGAAGGAAGCTATCGATTATTGGCAACAAGTCGATTTATATATAGGAGGAAGTGAGCATGCTACAGGACACTTACTATACTCCCGTTTTTGGCAAAAGTTTATGTTCGATAAAGGGTTTGTTCCTTATGATGAATTTGCTAAAAAATTGATTAATCAGGGAATGATTTTGGGGACGAGTGCTTTTGTGTATCGTGTAGAAGGTGAGAATAAATTCATTTCAAAGGAACTAGTTGGAGAGACAAAGGTTCAGCCAATCCATGCGGATGTATCTTTTGTAAATAGTTCAGACGAACTAGATATCGAAGCTTTTAAGAATTGGAGAGAAGAATTTAAGGATGCTGAATTTATTTGTGAAGAAGATGGTACTTATAAGGTAGGGCGCGATGTAGAAAAAATGTCAAAGTCTAAATATAACGTAGTCAATCCAGACCAAATTTGTGAAAGATACGGCGCAGATAGTTTGCGTTTATACGAAATGTTCTTAGGGCCTTTAGAGCAATATAAGCCTTGGAACACTGCTGGTATTACTGGAGTACATTCTTTCCTGAAAAAACTTTGGAAACTTTACCACCAAGGAGAAAACGGAGCTTTTCACGTAACGAGTTCCCCTCCTTCGGAGGGGTTAGGGGAGGCTTTAAAAACGCTTCATAAAACCATTAAGAAAGTAGAAGAAGATATTGAGAATTTCTCATTCAACACATCGGTATCTACGTTTATGATAGCAGTAAACGAGTTAACAGCTCAAAAGTGTACAAATAAAGATATACTAGAACCGTTATTAGTTTTAGTTTCGCCATATGCACCACACATTGCTGAGGAATTATGGAGTCAATTAGGACATAGCGAATCTATCTCAACAGCAGAATTCCCTAAGTTTGATAAAAGCCATTTAGTAGAAAGCAGTAAAAACTATCCAATATCATTTAATGGGAAAATGCGTTTTACAATGGAGTTACCGTTGGATATGAGTAAGGGTGATATTGAAGCGGCTGTTATGGCATATGAAAAAACACAAGAACAATTAGAAGGGAGAACCCCTAAAAAGGTGATCGTAGTTCCGGGGAAAATAGTTAATATTGTTAGTTAATATGATTTTTTAAGACCAATGGGATTAAAAAGTTATTATTATGATTGAAGCAGGAATTATTTCTAAAATAAGTCATCAGGATTTCGATACAACCTATCAAAAGTTAAAAAGTGTTATTGAGAACAATCCAAACCTAAAAATTATAGCAGAGTTAAATCATCAAGCCAATGCTTCATCTGTGGGTTTAGACTTAAACCCGACCCGAATTATTATGTTTGGAAACCCTAATTTGGGAACACCATTAATGCAAAATGCTCAAACCATGGGTTTAGATTTGCCACAAAAAATATTGGTTTATCAAAATGCAGAAGGTGTTGTAAACATATCGTATAATAACCCTATATATTTAAGAGATAGGCACAATATTACAAATCAGGAAAATATCTTAAATAAGATAGCAGCTGCATTAGATAAAATTACAGATGCCGCCATAATATGAAAGTTTACTCATTTAATATTAAATGAGTATCGTAGCGAAGTCGAAACGAGGTACGAATAAAATATCATATCTTGTATGTAAGGGGCTTTAGGAATGGAAGAGTTTGTTTTCTTCTAAAAGGTATAAAATGAATTACATAGAAATTATTGGTTTTACAGCAGCAGTTTTAACAACAATTGCTTTTTTGCCACAGGTATATAAAACATGGAAAACCAAAGATGTTTCTAGTTTATCCTTACCAATGTTGCTTATCTTTTTTGTTGGAGTTTTTGCATGGCTAATTTATGGCTTTCTAAAAAACAGTCCACCAATGATTTTTGCAAACAGTATCACCATAGTATCTGCCTTTTTATTGGTGTATTATAAAATAAAATATGGTAAGAAATGAGAATGGAACTTCTGTGTTAGTCGAGCTATTCAATGGCATATTTATATTTCATTCTTTTTGCATATTATATAACAAAATTTCTATTCCTTTATTTTCCAGACCTGTCAGGTTTTAAAACCTGACAGGTCTAAGTAGCTTTACAAATCATTTTGATTTGCTAATCGTTTATTCAATATATAATGTATGTTTAATAATTTGTAAACATAGTTTACTTATATGTGTATAGTTTAATTTGTGTTGTTCTTGATTAAATATAAACTTGGTAATTTCAGAGTGTAATCATGACCCTAAATTTTCAATTTAGTAAAATGAACTTGCCTATTTACTAAATTCATAAAAGTGACTATTAGGCGTATAAAATTTCTACTATTCGTCGTACTTTGGTTCTGTCTATTAAACTAAAATTATTACTATGAAAATTGGTGTTCCAAAGGAAATTAAGAACAACGAGAGCCGCGTAGGAATGACTCCCGCAGGTGTTTTTGAACTAACTAAAAACAATCACACAGTTTATGTACAAACCGATGCTGGTTTTGGAAGTGGTTTTTTTAATAAAGACTACGAAGAAGCTGGAGCCATTATTTTAAATTCTATCGAAGATGTTTATGCCGCATCAGATATGATAGTAAAAGTAAAAGAGCCTATTGAAGAAGAGTATACGCTTATAAAACCAGATCAGGTCGTGTTTACGTATTTTCATTTTGCTTCTAGCGAAACACTCACAAGAGCTATGATTAACAGCAAGTCTATTTGTATAGCTTACGAAACCGTTGAAGAAAAAGATGGGTCTTTACCGTTATTAGTCCCTATGTCTGAAGTTGCAGGAAGAATGTCTATACAACAAGGTGCAAAATATTTGGAAAAACCAATCAAAGGTCGTGGTGTGTTGCTGGGAGGTGTTCCAGGAGTACCACCAGGAAAAGTGCTTGTTCTTGGTGCTGGTATAGTAGGCATGCAAGCCGCAAAGATGGCTGCTGGTTTGGGCGCACATGTTACTATTATGGATATTAACATGAAACAATTACGATATGTAAACGATGTGATGCCTAACCATGTTGTTACCGAATTTTCCAGTGAATACAATATTAGAAAACGCATTAAAGAAGCCGATTTAATAATCGGGGGTGTTTTAATTAAAGGTGCTAAAGCCCCTAAATTAATAACCAAGGATATGCTTAAAGACATGCGACCAGGAACTGTAATAGTAGATGTGGCAGTAGATCAAGGAGGTTGCTTTGAAACTACAAAAGCAACAACCCATGAAAACCCTACCTATATTATTGACGATGTAGTACATTATTGTGTTGCCAATATGCCGGGCGCCGTTCCATATACTTCTACAGTGGCATTAACCAACGTAACGTTGCCGTACGTACTTAGGTTGGCAAATCAAGGTTGGGTAAAAGCTTGCGAAACAGATACTACCTTGTCTAAAGGGCTAAATATTGTAAAAGGAAGAGTCGTATACAAAGAAATCGCAGAAGCCTTTAATTGGGAAACAGAAATATCTTAATACTGACAAACTTTCAGACCGCTAAATTGGCGCTATTTTTGCTATCTTTATTTATAATTTAAAATGAAGAGACAATGTTAGGATATTATATATTAATAGGAGCTATAGCCTTAGTGAGTTGGTTGGTGAGCAGTACCTTAAAGCGAAAATTTGAAAAGTATTCGAAAGTCCAATTGCGTAATGGGATGAGCGGAGCCGAGATTGCCGAAAAAATGTTGGCAGATCATGGCATTAGAGATGTTGAGGTTATTTCAACTCCGGGACGTTTAACCGATCATTACAATCCAAAAAATAAAACGGTTAATCTAAGCGAAGCAGTATATCATCAACGTAATGCAGCCGCAGCTGCTGTTGCAGCCCACGAATGTGGTCATGCTGTACAACATGCAAAAGCTTATAGTTGGTTGCAAATGCGTTCTGCCTTAGTACCAGTTGTAAGTGTATCTTCAGGAATGTCACAATGGTTAATCATTGGTGGATTAGTACTAGGTGGTGCTGCAGGAGTAGGTTTAGGCTGGTGGGCGGCCGCTGCTGGAGTGGTGCTTATGGGCTTTGCAACATTATTTAGTTTTATAACCTTACCTGTAGAATATGATGCTAGCAATAGAGCTTTAGCTTGGTTGAAAAATAAAAATATAGTATCTCAGGAAGAATACGCCGGATCGGAAGATGCACTTAAATGGGCAGCCAGAACCTATTTAGTTGCTGCTATTGGAGCATTGGCAACCTTATTGTATTGGGCGCTTCAAGTATTTGGAGGACGAGACTAAAAACAATATTATAAATTATTTTGGGCTGTCTGAAAAGTAGAATAAAATGACTTTTCGGATAGCTCTTTTATTTTTTACTGTATCAATCACTATTTAAAATGAATAACCCCATATCATACTACAAGCAGCATTTAGAAATATATAAATCTGAAGCCCAAAGATTATACAAACGTATGACAGCTCTAAGTATGTTAAGGCTTTCAGTATTTTTAATAACCGGGCTAGGAATTTACTTTACGTTTCAATATTGGCAAGTGGCAGTAGCTATAGCAGTTATTGGAATTGGGGTATTTGTTTATTTATTATCAAAATATACCGATGTAAAGTCACAACGAAACTTCAATAAAGCTTTAGTCGTAATAAATGAAGAAGAAATCGAAATAGCTTCTGGCGATTTTCATGAAAGAGATAAAGGCTTACAGTTTCAAGACCCTGGTCATTTTTATTGCTTGGACATTGATTTGTTCGGGAGGGGATCCTTTTTTCAATTTGTAAACAGAACAACTGTTAACGAAGGCACTCAAAAGCTAGCGGATGCTTTAAAGGCAAATGATATCAACAGTATTAAATCACGACAAGACGCTATAAAAGAATTGAGTTCCAAACCAGAATGGAGGCAGTATTATTCGGCAACATCGAGCTTGGTAGAGGTAGAAACACCAGCTAAAAGTATTATAAGTTGGTTGCAAAACTATAAATCCTTTTTGCCAAAAGTCATGCAGTGGTTGCCAATAGCTTTTGTTATTGGCTCTGTGATACTATTTGGGTTGATAGTTTTTAAATTAACTCATCCAGAGTCTATTGGATATTGGTTGCTTTTAGGGCTTGGTATTACGGGAATCTATGTTAAAAAAACAAATGCATTATCATCAAATACAGATAGAGTTAAAGATACATTTCGTCAATACGCACAGTTATTAAATTTAATAGAAAACGAAACCTTCACTTCAGAATTATTACAACAAAAGCAAAAACAGATTCAATCAGATTCAGAAAAAGCATCCCATATTTTTAAAAGACTTTCAAAGTCTTTAGACGCTTTAGATAATA includes:
- the leuS gene encoding leucine--tRNA ligase, with translation MKYNFNEIEAKWQKYWAENQTFKAENPTLSGAEGKSEKPKYYVLDMFPYPSGAGLHVGHPLGYIASDIYARYKRHKGFNVLHPQGYDSFGLPAEQYAIQTGQHPAITTADNIKTYRRQLDQIGFSFDWSREVRTSDPSYYKWTQWVFIQLFESWYNNATNKAEAISDLIQIFETEGNSNVNAACDDNVEIFSAETWKGFTSEKQQEILLQYRLTYLAETEVNWCPALGTVLANDEIVNGVSERGGHPVIRKKMTQWSMRISAYAERLLQGLDTIDWTDSLKESQRNWIGKSVGASVIFNVLPNVTLNAVEGSHKIEVFTTRPDTIFGVSFMTLAPEHELVSQITTPEQKENVEAYILATAKRSERDRMADVKNISGVFTGAYAEHPFTKEPIPIWIGDYVLAGYGTGAVMAVPCGDQRDYDFAKHFNIPIPNIFEGIDISEEAFADKEKTIIANSDFINGMNYKKATKRVIFELEQLGQGEGKTNYRLRDAVFSRQRYWGEPFPVYYVNGMPQMIAKEHLPIKLPEVEKYLPTETGEPPLGNATVWAWDVNQCLVVGNELIDNETVFPLELNTMPGWAGSSQYFNRYMDPDNDDEIFSKEAIDYWQQVDLYIGGSEHATGHLLYSRFWQKFMFDKGFVPYDEFAKKLINQGMILGTSAFVYRVEGENKFISKELVGETKVQPIHADVSFVNSSDELDIEAFKNWREEFKDAEFICEEDGTYKVGRDVEKMSKSKYNVVNPDQICERYGADSLRLYEMFLGPLEQYKPWNTAGITGVHSFLKKLWKLYHQGENGAFHVTSSPPSEGLGEALKTLHKTIKKVEEDIENFSFNTSVSTFMIAVNELTAQKCTNKDILEPLLVLVSPYAPHIAEELWSQLGHSESISTAEFPKFDKSHLVESSKNYPISFNGKMRFTMELPLDMSKGDIEAAVMAYEKTQEQLEGRTPKKVIVVPGKIVNIVS
- a CDS encoding DUF302 domain-containing protein, with amino-acid sequence MIEAGIISKISHQDFDTTYQKLKSVIENNPNLKIIAELNHQANASSVGLDLNPTRIIMFGNPNLGTPLMQNAQTMGLDLPQKILVYQNAEGVVNISYNNPIYLRDRHNITNQENILNKIAAALDKITDAAII
- a CDS encoding SemiSWEET family sugar transporter; this translates as MNYIEIIGFTAAVLTTIAFLPQVYKTWKTKDVSSLSLPMLLIFFVGVFAWLIYGFLKNSPPMIFANSITIVSAFLLVYYKIKYGKK
- the ald gene encoding alanine dehydrogenase — encoded protein: MKIGVPKEIKNNESRVGMTPAGVFELTKNNHTVYVQTDAGFGSGFFNKDYEEAGAIILNSIEDVYAASDMIVKVKEPIEEEYTLIKPDQVVFTYFHFASSETLTRAMINSKSICIAYETVEEKDGSLPLLVPMSEVAGRMSIQQGAKYLEKPIKGRGVLLGGVPGVPPGKVLVLGAGIVGMQAAKMAAGLGAHVTIMDINMKQLRYVNDVMPNHVVTEFSSEYNIRKRIKEADLIIGGVLIKGAKAPKLITKDMLKDMRPGTVIVDVAVDQGGCFETTKATTHENPTYIIDDVVHYCVANMPGAVPYTSTVALTNVTLPYVLRLANQGWVKACETDTTLSKGLNIVKGRVVYKEIAEAFNWETEIS
- a CDS encoding zinc metallopeptidase; translation: MLGYYILIGAIALVSWLVSSTLKRKFEKYSKVQLRNGMSGAEIAEKMLADHGIRDVEVISTPGRLTDHYNPKNKTVNLSEAVYHQRNAAAAAVAAHECGHAVQHAKAYSWLQMRSALVPVVSVSSGMSQWLIIGGLVLGGAAGVGLGWWAAAAGVVLMGFATLFSFITLPVEYDASNRALAWLKNKNIVSQEEYAGSEDALKWAARTYLVAAIGALATLLYWALQVFGGRD
- a CDS encoding MutS-related protein: MNNPISYYKQHLEIYKSEAQRLYKRMTALSMLRLSVFLITGLGIYFTFQYWQVAVAIAVIGIGVFVYLLSKYTDVKSQRNFNKALVVINEEEIEIASGDFHERDKGLQFQDPGHFYCLDIDLFGRGSFFQFVNRTTVNEGTQKLADALKANDINSIKSRQDAIKELSSKPEWRQYYSATSSLVEVETPAKSIISWLQNYKSFLPKVMQWLPIAFVIGSVILFGLIVFKLTHPESIGYWLLLGLGITGIYVKKTNALSSNTDRVKDTFRQYAQLLNLIENETFTSELLQQKQKQIQSDSEKASHIFKRLSKSLDALDNRNNIIGAIFGNGLFLTDVKNSYNIEKWIEQYANKVADWFEVVSFFDAYNSLGNFTFNHPDFIFPEIQDKGTVIKATNLGHPLLDKSKRVDSDLIIENEQFFIVTGANMAGKSTFLRTVSLHIVMANVGLPICAETSQYTPVKLITSMRTTDSLTDDSSYFFSELTRLKYIVDAIKEEPYFIVLDEILKGTNSTDKAIGSRKFVEKLVASNATGIIATHDLSLCEIEQELEDVKNYYFDAEIINDELHFDYKLKVGVCQNMNASFLLKKMDIV